The genomic interval GCACTTCTACAACCTCGCGCTAGCGTACCGGGACGACTACGAGCAGGGCGGGTTCCCGATGATGCCGGTCGTCCGCGGCGAGACGGAGACGCGGAAACACATCGTCTACTACCTCGGGGCGACGCTCGTCGCGTCGGGGGTTCTCGGCGGGCTGACGCCACTCGGCCCGCTGTATGCGGTCACCTCGGTCGTGCTCGGTGGCGTCTTCCTCTGGGCGGTCGTCAGACTCCACCGTGAACAGACGGAAGCGGCCGCGTTCAGGGCGTTCCACGCCTCGAACGCCTATCTCGGGGCGGTGCTGGTCGCGATCGTCGTCGACACCATGGCGATATGAGCACACAGACCTCCGATCTCGGCCGATACATCCCGGAGCCCCGATCGCTCGCACTGGTGGCGATCGTGTTGAACGCCGAGTTGCTGCTGGTCTTCCTCTATCTCGTGTTGATCGACGGCCCGGCGACCGACCCGCTGTTGCTCGGGTTCCCCTTCGTCTGGCTCAACGTCGCCGCCCTGGTCTTCCTGAAGGTCCGGCCCGCGCCGGCGTCCTCCCGTCGTCGAGCGGCCGGAGCCGCCGTCGCCGTCGGTTACGCCCTCCTGCTCGCGTACGTCGGCGGCGTCTTCGGGCTGGGCGGTCAGGGCACGGGGCTCCGGACCGTGCTGGCGGCACCGCCGGGCTTCTCACCGACGCTGATCTACAGCGGTGCGACGCTGGGGGTCGTCCTGATCCCCTGGAAGGTCGCGGGCTACCTCGCGCTGTCGTATCTCGTGTACGTCACAGTCGTCGACGCCAGCGGCGGCGTCGCCGGTGGCGTCCTCGGGCTGTTCTCCTGTGTGAGCTGTGTCCTGCCGATCGTCGCGTCCGTGGTCGGCGGCGTCGCCGGGGTCGGCGCCACGCTCTACCAGGCCGCGCTCTTGCAGTCCTACGGCGTCTCGACGGTGGTTTTCGTCACCTCCGTCGGCCTCCTGTACGCGGTCCACCGGTTCGACATCTCCGTCGTCGGCTGGCTCCGCGGGTAACTACCGGTCGAAAGGACCGAGAATATATACCTACGGCCCAGACACACGGGTATGACCACCCGTTTCCGGCGACTGGTGGCGGCGACGACCGGACTCACGTTCGCGCTCATCCTGCTTGGCGTGTACACGGGCGCCGTCGGCGCAGGGCTGACCTGTGCCGGCCGCTGGCCGTTCTGTGACGGCTGGCTGGGGCTGTTCCCGGCGAACTGGATGAGCTTCATCGAGTGGTTCCACCGCTTCGTGGCGATGATAACCGGCTTCGCCATCCTGGGGTCGACCGTCGCCGCGTGGCGTGGCGACTACACGCGACGGATCAGGTACGCGACCGGCGTCGCACTGGCCGTGTTGCCCGTTCAGGTGTTGCTCGGGGCGAACACCATCTTCAACTTCGGCGCGGTCGCACAGGTCCTCCACCACGCCGCGGCGCTGGCGATCCTCGTGGCACTCGTCGCCGCGACCGCCTGGGCCTACGTCGAACCACCCGAAGGCGGTCTCGCCGCCGAACACCAGTCCGAGACTGCACCGTCTCACGCGGACGACTGACCGATCCGGCGGCTAGTCGAGGGGTACGTCTTCGGCCGAGCCGTTAACAACACCAGTATTGGTCGTTCGTAACACTAATCCCCGTCTGTACTGTGTACCCAGGTATGTCAGACGACGGGCTCTCACGACGGCAGTACATCGCGACGGTCGGCGGCTCGGCGGTCGCGCTCAGTGTCACCGGCTGTATGGGCAACGGCGGCAGCGGCGGCGGCCAGACGATCACGGCCGGAACGGCCCCCGGGTTCCCGCCGTTCGAGATGAAAGAGGGCGGCGAACTCGTCGGGTTCGATGTCGACCTCCTCGAAGCGGTCGTCGCCGAGACGGAGTATTCCTTCGAGGGCTGGGAGGAGTTCGAGTTCGACTCGCTGATCCCGGCGCTCAACAACAACAACATCGATGTCATCGCCGCGGCGATGACGATCACGGACGACCGCGACGAGACGATCGACTTCAGCGATCCGTACTACAGCGCCGACCAATCGATCATCGTCCGTGCGGACGGTGACTTCTCGCCGGGCAGCCTTGACGACCTCAGTGACCGCCCGGTCGGCGCACAGAAGGGGACGACCGGCGAGAGCGTCGTCAACGACGAACTCGTCGGCTCGCGGATCAGCGAAGGGCAGTACAACGCCTACGACAACTACGTGCTGGCGGTTCAGGACCTGGAGAACGGCAACATCGACGCCGTGGTGCTGGACCAGCCCGTCGCGGAGACGTTCGCCGCGAACCGGCCCGTCTCGGTCGCGTTCGTCTACGAGACCGGCGAGCGCTACGGCTTCGGCATCCGGCAGGGCGACAGCGACCGCCAGTCGGCGCTCAACAGCGGGCTATCGACGGTCCGGGAGAACGGCACCTACCAGGACCTGACCCAGACCTGGTTCGGCGAGTAAGCGGATGCTCCAGGCGACCGACTGGGCGTTCGTCTTCGGGAACCTCGACTACCTGCTGGCCGGGGCCGTAGTCACCGTCGGCCTGACGCTGACGAGCCTGGTGCTCGGATTCCTGGTGGGCTTCCCGGCAGGGGCGATCGAGGTGTACGGGAATCGCCTCCCCAAGCGGGCGGTAGCGACGGCCGGCGTGATCCTCAGGGGGACTCCGATCGTCGTCATCATGCTCGTGCTCTTTTTCGTCGTCTCGATCTCCCAGTCGGCGTTCATCACCGCGACCGTGGGCCTGGGACTGCGGAGCGCGGCCTACCAGTCACAGATCTTCCGGGGGGCGCTCCAGAGCGTCGACGAGGGCCAGATGGAGGCCGCGCGCTCGATCGGGATGAGCCGGCTGGAGGCGATCCGTCACGTCGTGGTGCCACAGGCGCTCCGGCGCAGCATGCCGGGCTTCCAGAACGAGTTCACCATCGTGTTGAAAGACACCTCCATCGCCTTCGCGATCGGGCTTGCCGAGCTGTTGACCCGGGGCTACGATCTGTTCACCCAGTCCGGCCGGTCGACGGCCGTTCTGGAGGTGTTCCTGGTCATCAGCGCGATCTACTTCGTGTTGACTTTCGGGACGAACCGAGCGCTCGACCGACTGAGCGAGTACTACGCGATTCCGACGGGTGAGAACGCATGAGTCTGTTACGAGTCGAGGACGTGGACAAGTCCTATGGCGACGAGGAGGTACTGACGGGCGTCAGCTTCGAGATGGCCCGCGGGGATGTCGATGTCCTCATGGGGCCAAGCGGCAGCGGGAAGTCGACGATGCTGCGCTGTATCAACCGGCTGACGGAGATCGACGACGGCGAGATCTGGCTGGACGACACGCTCGTCACCGGGCCGGACACCGACGTGAACCAACTCCGCCAGGAGGTCGGGATGGTGTTCCAGGGGTTCAACCTCTTTGCCCATCTCACCGCGCTGGAGAACATCACGCTCGGGCTCAAACGGGTCCGTGGCATGTCGGCCGGCGAGGCCAGCGAACGCGCGGCAGACCACCTCGCACAGGTCGGTCTGGCCGAACAGGCCGACTCCTACCCCGCCGAACTCTCCGGCGGGCAACAACAGCGAGTGGGGATCGCTCGCGCGCTCGCGATGGAGCCGAAACTGATGCTGTTCGACGAGCCCACGAGCGCGCTCGACCCGGAACTCGTCGGCGAAGTGGTCGACGTGATGCGTGACCTGGCCGAGCGTGGGACGACGATGCTCGTCGTGAGCCACGAGATGGGCTTTGCCCGCTCGGCGGCGGACAACATCATCTTCCTCGACGACGGGCGCATCGTCGAGTCGGGCAGCCCCGAGCAACTGTTCGAGCGGCCCGAGCACGAACGAACGAAGACCTTCCTGACCGGGCTGCGGGCGGGCCACGAGTAACGATGGGCGCCGAACAGTCGGCCGTCGAGGACGTTCGCACGACCGTCGACGTGGACAGACCGTGGGCGCTGGCAGCCGTCGCCGTCTTCTGGGGCTGGCTCGTCCTCCGCTGGACGAACGACTACCTGCTGCCGGACTCGCTTGCGGTCCCACAGGAGCGGCCGTTCGTCCCCGCCGAGCCGTTCGCCGCGACTGCAGAGCAGTTGCGCGGGCTGGCGAGCGATCTCGGGCTGTTCGGACTGCCCTTCGATCTCCTGGCCGGTGCCTTCGGTTTCGCGGCCGGGGCGATCCCGTCGCTGCCGTCGCTGGCCAGGGGCGCGTGGCTCACGATCGTCCTGACCGTGGCCGGGATCGCATTCGGCTTCGTGCTGGCGGTCCCGCTCTCGGTCGCCCGGGTCTACGGTGGACGAGGGCTGCGCTGGCTCTCGCTGTCGTACACCGAGCTCATCCGCGGGACGCCGCTCCTGGCACAGCTGTTCGTCCTCTACTTCGGGACGGAGCTGACCGGCGTCGTCCGCGTGATTCCCGGCGTCGGCCAGGGCTTTGTCCCCGGCTCGGCCGTGATCGTCGCCATCCTCGGGTTCACGCTCAACAGCGCCGCCTACCAGGCCGAGTACATCCGGTCGGCGCTGGAATCGGTCGACACCGGCCAGTTGACTGCGGCCCGGGCGATCGGCCTCTCGAAGGTCGACGGTATCCGCTACGTCGTTCTCCCGCAGGGGCTTCGCTACGCGATCCCGGGCTGGTCGAACGAACTCGTCTATCTCATCAAGTACTCCTCGCTGGCGGCGTTTATCACCGTCCGGGAGCTGTTCTTCCGGACCGAGGAGATCGCGAACGCCACCTTCAGGTACACGGAGCTGTTCCTGCTGGCCGCGCTGTTCTACCTGGCGCTGGTCATCTCGGCGTCGATGCTGATGAACCGCGTCGAGGAGCGGACCGCGGTGCCGGGCATCGGCGGCCGCGGCCGCTGATCACATGAAATCAGAGAGGCCGGACTGTTGCTCGTCGTCTTCGGCGTCGTCGCTGTCGGGGACGGTGGGGTCGTCGTCCTCGGCCGACTCGCTGTCGCCCTCTCCACCGCCGAGTGTCACCTGCTGTTCGGTCGGCTCGGTCCCGTCGTCCCCGCCCTCCGCCGATCCGTCGGCCAGTTCGGCGTCCGTCTCACTGGGACCGCTCGCTTTCCCGCCCTCGAAGGCGCCGCCGGAGTGCTCGACGGCGGCCTCGGCCTGGCGCTGTTGTGCGTCCTCGACGATCGACTGGACCTTGTTCGTGTCTTTCCCTGAGCCGGTGATGAACGAGACGTGTTCGGCCTCCATCTCGTAGGTCGCAGCCATCGTGACGGTCAGCTCGCGGTTCTTGCAGTGGTGGGTCATCGACGCGAGGAAGGGCATGATCTCCCGGCGAGCGGTCCGCATCGAGACGCCGTCGATGGTCGCGATCCGCTGGGCGATGTCGTCGCGAGTCTGTCTGGTCCCTTTCGAGCGGCCCAGCTTCGACCAGTAACTCGGCGGGCCGTATCGGGTCCAGCCTCCTTTCGTGCCGTCGCGGGCAGCGGCCACGCCGGCGGTCATGTTGTCGGTCGCGTACCGCCAGAAGGAGTAGTTCTGTGTCGCCCGGACCCGGCCGAGCCAGCGGTCGGCGTTCGAGAGCGCGCCGTAGGCACGGGCCAGTTCCGCGCCCTCGTAGTCTTTGGGCATGTTGTCCTCGATCCAGTTGATGAGGTCGTCCGGCGTCTCGTCGACATCGTAGCTGGCTTTCAGCGCCGTCTCGGCGTCTGCCTCCTTGATGACGACATCGAGGTAGTCGAAGATCCCCTCGGTGGTGTCCCGGTCGCCGGTGACGACATCGTCGGCCGTCAGGCGGTCTGTCGTCTCGGCGATGGCCTGGAGGTCTTTGACCGCGCCGCGGAGGTCACCGCTGTTCTTCTCGGCGATGGTCTCCAGGGCGTCGCTCTCGTACTCGATGCCTTCCTTGCGACAGATATCCCGGAGGACGGGGACGATCGACCGCGGCGAGACATCCCGGAACTCGATCTCCCGGCAGTTGTTGCGCAGCCCGTTTGACATCTCGTAGAACTCGTTTGCGATCAACACCATCGGCTGGCTGGCCTCCTTGACCAGGCCGGTGATCGCTCGGGCGCCCCCGCGGTCGGCGTTGCCGTGGATGTTGTCGGCCTCGTCCATGATGACGAGTCGGCGTCCGCCGCCACCAGCGGTCAGCGTCCCGGACTTGGCGGCCTCGCCGGCGACACGCTCGATGACATCCTTGGTACGGGAGTCGCTGGCGTTGAGTTCGATCGTCGGCCAGTCGAGATCAGCCGCCAGCGCGTGGGCGGCGGAGGTCTTGCCCACGCCGGGTGACCCGTGGAGGATGACCGCTTCCCGGTGGTCGTCCCAGGTCCGAGCCCACTCCTCGAAGGCGTCTCGGGCCTTGTCGTTGCCCCGGACCTCCGACAGCGTGCTCGGTCGGTGTTTCTCCGTCCAGTCCATTGGGTCGTGGTTGGCCCGACTGGCGTTTAGGGGTTGCGGAGCCGTGTTCCGGTACGCTTTTGTTCGCGTCTATCCACCCTGTGGACCAATGACAGGCGGAGCGCGAGCCGACCTCGCGGAGAAGATCGCCGGCGAGGTGGCACTGAGCGGCGAGCCGGGCGCGACCCTCCGCAAGTGGCGGACCGACTTCGCCGTCGCACAGACGGAGCTGGCAGACCACCTCGATGTCTCCCCGTCGGTGGTCTCGGACTACGAGAGCGGGCGGCGGGACAACCCGGGGATCGGGGTCGTCCGACGGCTCGTGACAGCACTGCTCGACATCGACGAGGCACGCGGCGGCGAGCACATCCGCCAGCACGCCCGGGTGATCTCCGCCGGGTTCGACAGCGACGTGGTCCACGACCTCCGGGAGTACACCGCAAACGTCGGGGTCGAGAGCGTCTACGACGCGACGGAGGCGACCGAGTTGGCCCGCGGGAGCACCGACACCGTCTCGGGGCACACGGTCATCAACTCGATCGCGGCGATCAGGCGCCTCTCCTCGGACGAGTTCTATCAGCTGTACGGCCAGTCGACGAGCCGGGTGCTCGTGTTCACGAACGTCACGCGGGGCGAGTCGCCGCTGGTCGCGCTCCGGGTGGTCTCTCCGACCCCGAACGCGGTGCTCCTCCACGGTATCGACGAGGACGATGTCTGGGAACACGCGGCCGACCTGGCCCGGATCGACGACTTCTCGCTGGCGGTCACGGACACCGACCTGGAGGAACTGCTGGGCGGTCTCCGGACGCTGCCCTAACAGCCGGGGTAGGCTGTCGACCCGCGGAAGCCGGTCGCGTTCAGGTGGTCCGCCGTGGCCGGTGCGAGCCGTTCCGTCGGTGATCCCGTCGTGAGCCAGCCCTCGGACGTGTGGTACCCGTTCGGGAGTTCGCCGGCCACCATGTGCAACAGCGCGTGGGTGATCGCGGCCGCCCGGAACGAGACGGACCCGGTGTACTCAGAGCGGGCGTCGGCGTCGACGACCGCCGCGTACCCCGGCGAGTCGGCCCGAACGACAGTTCGATCGCTGGAGACCGTTCCCAGCGCCACGTAGCGAGACGTACATCGACGGGGACCGAGGCGGTCACGACTGTACAGGCGCCGGTACTCCGTCCCGTTGGCGCTTGCCGTCGCCCCCGAGATCGGCCCCTGTTCGGCAGTGAGGTGGAGGGAGATTCCGGTCGATCCGTCGGGGTTCCCGACCGGCATCTCCGCCCAAATCGAGCGGAGTTGCTGCCGTTCCGAGTCACTGAGCGGTTGTGCCCCGTCGCCGTGGCCGACGACGACGTAGAGGTCCTTTCGCTGTGGGTCCGCTCCGGGCAAGGGCGCCCCCGCGGGCGTCTCGCCGGCCCGCTCCCAGGCGTCGGGTAGGCCGTCGCCGTCGGTGTCGTTCGGACCCGGCGCCACTGCCTGTGTCGCGGCTACGTCGCCGGCGAACACGCCCGCGCTCGTATCGCCCGCGATGTCGTCGGCACCGCTGACGGCTCCGCTCTCGCCGAGGTCGCCGATCGCTCCGGGCAACATCGCCACGCCGAGCAACATCACGCCCATCAACAGCATGATCCCGGTCGCCATCTTGACCAGCGGCGAGTCCGGGACGACCGCCCGGTAGAGCCCCAGGAGCGGGCCGCCGCGGGTAAAAAAGAGCGCGATGCCCTTGGTGACGACGACCAGGAACAGGAACCCCGCCAGCACGGTCCCAAGGACGGCGCCGACGTAGACGGCAGCGAGGGGCACCTCCCCGGCGCTGATGGAGCCACTCGGAAGCCCGGGAACCGACGGCCCGCCGTCCGGGGACGCTACAAGCCGCGGTTCGAGGAGAAAGAGTGCTCCACAGACCCCGACGACCGCGCCCACCAGCGCCGCGGTCGGCTGTGGCCCGAACGACCAACGTTTCATGCACAGTTGTGCCACAGTCGCGGACAAAACGGCTTCGATTACTGACCGATTTCTGTCACAAAGAAGACGGGAGTCCGATCACGTCGCCCCGGCCGAGTCGCCCGTCACTCGACGTATCGGTACTTCCGTTCGCCCATGCGGCCCCAGCCGTCGAAGACGAACTCCGCTTCGGGCGGGGTGAACTCCTCTGCGTCCTCCTCGACGTGTGCGTCCATGTCGTGGTTGTGCACGTCGTGGACGTGTTCGTACTCCTCGAACGAGAGGTTATAGCGGCGCTGGATCTGCTCGTCGATGTTCAGCGCACCGATCTCGTCCTCCCACCCGGGGACGATCGTCTCCGCGTGGACTTCCGCCTGGGCACCCGACCCGTAGGAGGCCACCAGCAGTTTCTCGCCGGCGAGGTCGATGTCGTGCTCCATGGCCTCTTTCAGCCCGGAGGCACGCGCCAGGTGGACGGACCCGGTGTACCAGTTGCCGACGTGCCGGGCGATCTCCAGTGTCGGCTCGATGGCCTGGTTGTACCAGTCCCGGTAGCGTTCGGTCTCGGTGAGCGCGTCGGTGTACTCCCGGATCGCGTCGTTGAACGCGTCCTCGGAGTCGAACTCCTCACGGACGGGCTGGTGGCCGATCTCCTCGGCCAGGAGGTCCTCCACGTCGGTCCCGCGGACGATGTGTCGGTAGCCGAGCGCGGCGGCCTTCCGGACCATCCCCGGGAACGGCGTGTGGAACGGGATCATGTAGTAGTCGTCGGGGTGGATCGGACCAGAGACTTCGGCGAAGTCGTCGAGCGCCTCGCGCATCCGGGCCAGGTAGACCTTCACCGAGCGCTTGCCGTCCACCGACGGGAACTGCTGATTGGGCTTGAGGAAGTCCGTCTCGTCGGCGCTCCCGTAGCCCTGCTCGGTCGAGAGTTCGACGATCGACGGGTCCTCGTCGACGAGCATCGCGACGGCGCCGGCTCCCTGGGTCGCCTCGCCCGGGTCGTCGCGAGCGTACAGCGCCGTGTCGGTGGCGATGACGATGGCCGCCCGGCCACGGTTCCGGCCCGCCTGAATCCAGTTGTAGGCGTCGTCGAGGCTCTGTGTCCCGGAGATACAGGCGAACTTCCGCTCGCCCTTGTTGGCGTGGTGGAAGTCGCCGTCGAACACCTGTTCGAGACAGCCCGCGATGTACGTCGAGACGGGTTTCGAGTTGTCGAACGAGCTCTCGGTCGCCACGTCGATCCGGCCGATATCGTCGGGTTCGAGCCCCTTGCGGTCCATCAGTCGATAGGCCGCGTTGGCCCCCATCGTCACGATGTCCTCGTAGACATCGGGGAACGACGAGGCGTGCAGTCCCAGTCCCTTGGTGTACTTCCCGGGGTCGTCCCCCTTCGCGGGCGCGAACGTCTCCGCGAGGTCGAGTTTGAGCTTCCCTGTCCAGATTTCGATGCCGTCGATACCGACTGCTGCCATACCCGGAGGGTCGGCACCGGAACGTAAGATACTGTCGACCGCTGTGTCGACGACTGTCGAATACAGCGTCAGTTACACGACGTACTCGACGTAATCGGAGTATCCGGAGTCCCGTCTGAAGTATCGGTAATCCGTCGGCAGCGTTTGTTCCCAACATCGTCGACAGCGATGATAGTGAAGGTGTACTCTCGGAAGGCACCCCCTTCGAGATAGATCTGCGGAGAGCCGCCAGTGTAGCTGGCTTGGGGATTGTCAATAGCTCCGGTCCTGTTGACGTAGACCGTTGTCGATCGGATGTTCGTATCAGAGACAATCCACTCGATCTCGTACCTCGTAATCGGGAAACCAAAGAAGCTGAAGCTCTGGTCAGTCACTGCGAACGTGTCGATAGTCGGCGGGTTGTTCACGACTACCGAGCGCGACGTTGTGTCTACCGCGCCATCGTCATCGGTGACGCGGAGACTGACAGACCGCGTCCCTTCAGTCGGATAGGTGTTGGTGGTAGTGGCATCGTTTGTCGTCCGCTCGTAGCTACCGTCGCCGTCGAAGTCCCAGGCGTACTCGTCGACTCTACCGTCGTCATCGATCGAGCTACCGGCATCGAAGGTGATCGACTCCTCGGTAGCTGCCGGGGAGGGAGACTGGGTGAATGCAGCCGACGGTGGCTCGTTTGGCGCCGAAACGGTCACTGTCTGACTCGTCGTCGCCGTCGCCCCGTCGTCGTCGGTCACCCGAAGCGTCACGCTCCTGGTCCCCGTTGTGCTGTAGGTGTGTGAAGTCGTCGGCTCGCTCGTCGTCGCCTCGTAGTTGCCGTCGTCGTCCCAGTCCCATGCGTACTCGTCGACCGTCCCGTCGCCGTCGCCGGACCCGGTCGCATCGAAGGTGACCGATTCGCCGGCAACGGGCGAGGACGGGTCGTAGCTG from Haloarcula pelagica carries:
- a CDS encoding amino acid ABC transporter permease produces the protein MLQATDWAFVFGNLDYLLAGAVVTVGLTLTSLVLGFLVGFPAGAIEVYGNRLPKRAVATAGVILRGTPIVVIMLVLFFVVSISQSAFITATVGLGLRSAAYQSQIFRGALQSVDEGQMEAARSIGMSRLEAIRHVVVPQALRRSMPGFQNEFTIVLKDTSIAFAIGLAELLTRGYDLFTQSGRSTAVLEVFLVISAIYFVLTFGTNRALDRLSEYYAIPTGENA
- a CDS encoding helix-turn-helix domain-containing protein, with protein sequence MTGGARADLAEKIAGEVALSGEPGATLRKWRTDFAVAQTELADHLDVSPSVVSDYESGRRDNPGIGVVRRLVTALLDIDEARGGEHIRQHARVISAGFDSDVVHDLREYTANVGVESVYDATEATELARGSTDTVSGHTVINSIAAIRRLSSDEFYQLYGQSTSRVLVFTNVTRGESPLVALRVVSPTPNAVLLHGIDEDDVWEHAADLARIDDFSLAVTDTDLEELLGGLRTLP
- a CDS encoding replication factor C large subunit, whose protein sequence is MDWTEKHRPSTLSEVRGNDKARDAFEEWARTWDDHREAVILHGSPGVGKTSAAHALAADLDWPTIELNASDSRTKDVIERVAGEAAKSGTLTAGGGGRRLVIMDEADNIHGNADRGGARAITGLVKEASQPMVLIANEFYEMSNGLRNNCREIEFRDVSPRSIVPVLRDICRKEGIEYESDALETIAEKNSGDLRGAVKDLQAIAETTDRLTADDVVTGDRDTTEGIFDYLDVVIKEADAETALKASYDVDETPDDLINWIEDNMPKDYEGAELARAYGALSNADRWLGRVRATQNYSFWRYATDNMTAGVAAARDGTKGGWTRYGPPSYWSKLGRSKGTRQTRDDIAQRIATIDGVSMRTARREIMPFLASMTHHCKNRELTVTMAATYEMEAEHVSFITGSGKDTNKVQSIVEDAQQRQAEAAVEHSGGAFEGGKASGPSETDAELADGSAEGGDDGTEPTEQQVTLGGGEGDSESAEDDDPTVPDSDDAEDDEQQSGLSDFM
- a CDS encoding COX15/CtaA family protein, whose product is MTTRFRRLVAATTGLTFALILLGVYTGAVGAGLTCAGRWPFCDGWLGLFPANWMSFIEWFHRFVAMITGFAILGSTVAAWRGDYTRRIRYATGVALAVLPVQVLLGANTIFNFGAVAQVLHHAAALAILVALVAATAWAYVEPPEGGLAAEHQSETAPSHADD
- a CDS encoding basic amino acid ABC transporter substrate-binding protein, yielding MSDDGLSRRQYIATVGGSAVALSVTGCMGNGGSGGGQTITAGTAPGFPPFEMKEGGELVGFDVDLLEAVVAETEYSFEGWEEFEFDSLIPALNNNNIDVIAAAMTITDDRDETIDFSDPYYSADQSIIVRADGDFSPGSLDDLSDRPVGAQKGTTGESVVNDELVGSRISEGQYNAYDNYVLAVQDLENGNIDAVVLDQPVAETFAANRPVSVAFVYETGERYGFGIRQGDSDRQSALNSGLSTVRENGTYQDLTQTWFGE
- a CDS encoding amino acid ABC transporter ATP-binding protein, whose translation is MSLLRVEDVDKSYGDEEVLTGVSFEMARGDVDVLMGPSGSGKSTMLRCINRLTEIDDGEIWLDDTLVTGPDTDVNQLRQEVGMVFQGFNLFAHLTALENITLGLKRVRGMSAGEASERAADHLAQVGLAEQADSYPAELSGGQQQRVGIARALAMEPKLMLFDEPTSALDPELVGEVVDVMRDLAERGTTMLVVSHEMGFARSAADNIIFLDDGRIVESGSPEQLFERPEHERTKTFLTGLRAGHE
- the hmgB gene encoding hydroxymethylglutaryl-CoA synthase, translated to MAAVGIDGIEIWTGKLKLDLAETFAPAKGDDPGKYTKGLGLHASSFPDVYEDIVTMGANAAYRLMDRKGLEPDDIGRIDVATESSFDNSKPVSTYIAGCLEQVFDGDFHHANKGERKFACISGTQSLDDAYNWIQAGRNRGRAAIVIATDTALYARDDPGEATQGAGAVAMLVDEDPSIVELSTEQGYGSADETDFLKPNQQFPSVDGKRSVKVYLARMREALDDFAEVSGPIHPDDYYMIPFHTPFPGMVRKAAALGYRHIVRGTDVEDLLAEEIGHQPVREEFDSEDAFNDAIREYTDALTETERYRDWYNQAIEPTLEIARHVGNWYTGSVHLARASGLKEAMEHDIDLAGEKLLVASYGSGAQAEVHAETIVPGWEDEIGALNIDEQIQRRYNLSFEEYEHVHDVHNHDMDAHVEEDAEEFTPPEAEFVFDGWGRMGERKYRYVE
- a CDS encoding DUF7546 family protein — its product is MSTQTSDLGRYIPEPRSLALVAIVLNAELLLVFLYLVLIDGPATDPLLLGFPFVWLNVAALVFLKVRPAPASSRRRAAGAAVAVGYALLLAYVGGVFGLGGQGTGLRTVLAAPPGFSPTLIYSGATLGVVLIPWKVAGYLALSYLVYVTVVDASGGVAGGVLGLFSCVSCVLPIVASVVGGVAGVGATLYQAALLQSYGVSTVVFVTSVGLLYAVHRFDISVVGWLRG
- a CDS encoding amino acid ABC transporter permease, producing MGAEQSAVEDVRTTVDVDRPWALAAVAVFWGWLVLRWTNDYLLPDSLAVPQERPFVPAEPFAATAEQLRGLASDLGLFGLPFDLLAGAFGFAAGAIPSLPSLARGAWLTIVLTVAGIAFGFVLAVPLSVARVYGGRGLRWLSLSYTELIRGTPLLAQLFVLYFGTELTGVVRVIPGVGQGFVPGSAVIVAILGFTLNSAAYQAEYIRSALESVDTGQLTAARAIGLSKVDGIRYVVLPQGLRYAIPGWSNELVYLIKYSSLAAFITVRELFFRTEEIANATFRYTELFLLAALFYLALVISASMLMNRVEERTAVPGIGGRGR